A genomic segment from Propionibacteriaceae bacterium ZF39 encodes:
- the rraA gene encoding ribonuclease E activity regulator RraA, producing MIEPKGTADLVDEIGPDVRSCDTQFRTMGGREQFAGRIVTVRCHQDNALLKSILSEPGEGRVLVIDGGGSLHTALVGDVIAEIGRSSGWSGVVVNGAIRDSAIIREMEFGVKALGTNPRKSTKTGAGDRDVVVSLGGVDFVPGDVLYADADGIVVRSE from the coding sequence ATGATCGAACCCAAGGGCACCGCAGACCTCGTCGATGAAATCGGCCCTGATGTCCGCAGTTGTGACACCCAGTTCCGCACGATGGGCGGTCGCGAGCAGTTCGCCGGCCGCATCGTGACCGTTCGTTGCCACCAGGACAACGCGCTTCTCAAGTCGATCCTGTCGGAGCCCGGCGAAGGCCGGGTGCTCGTGATCGACGGTGGCGGCAGTCTGCACACAGCGCTCGTGGGCGACGTGATCGCCGAGATCGGCCGTTCGAGCGGCTGGTCCGGCGTGGTCGTGAACGGGGCGATCCGTGATTCCGCGATCATCCGCGAGATGGAATTCGGTGTGAAGGCCTTGGGCACCAACCCGCGCAAGTCCACCAAGACCGGTGCCGGTGACCGTGATGTCGTCGTCTCCCTCGGTGGGGTGGATTTTGTCCCGGGTGACGTGCTGTACGCCGATGCCGACGGCATTGTCGTTCGCTCCGAGTAA
- a CDS encoding alpha/beta hydrolase, with the protein MAEENPEIGQSIDVNGITTNYHRMGSGEPVFLIHGSGPGVSAWANWRLILPSLAERYDVIAPDIVGFGFTDRPDGYEYNMENWRTHLLGFADALGLEKFSLVGNSFGGGLAISMAVHQPERIDKLILMGAAGISFPLTDGLDAVWGYDPSLENMQELMKVFAWSEELGNNAELARMRYEASIRPGFHESFSQMFPAPRQNGIEDLATPEDQIAGITAPTLIVHGRDDKVIPLDNAYRFHQLIDNSQLHVYGQCGHWTQIEKAGEFSQLVANFLAE; encoded by the coding sequence ATGGCGGAAGAGAATCCTGAAATCGGTCAGTCGATCGACGTCAACGGCATCACCACGAACTACCACCGGATGGGTTCCGGCGAGCCCGTGTTCCTGATCCACGGCTCCGGCCCCGGCGTGTCGGCTTGGGCCAACTGGCGTCTGATCCTGCCGTCGCTGGCTGAGCGCTACGACGTCATCGCGCCTGACATCGTCGGGTTCGGTTTCACGGATCGGCCAGACGGCTACGAATACAACATGGAGAACTGGCGCACCCACCTGCTCGGGTTCGCGGATGCGCTCGGCCTCGAGAAGTTCTCCCTTGTCGGGAACTCCTTCGGCGGTGGCCTCGCCATCTCGATGGCCGTCCATCAGCCCGAGCGCATCGACAAGCTGATCCTCATGGGCGCTGCCGGGATCTCGTTCCCGCTGACCGACGGCCTCGACGCGGTGTGGGGCTATGACCCGTCGCTGGAGAACATGCAGGAACTCATGAAGGTCTTCGCCTGGTCGGAGGAACTCGGCAACAACGCCGAGCTGGCCCGGATGAGATATGAGGCGTCCATCCGTCCCGGCTTCCACGAGTCCTTCTCACAGATGTTCCCCGCACCCCGCCAGAACGGCATCGAGGATCTGGCCACGCCCGAGGATCAGATCGCCGGCATCACCGCGCCCACCCTCATCGTGCACGGCCGCGACGACAAGGTGATTCCGCTCGACAACGCCTATCGCTTCCACCAGCTCATCGACAACTCCCAGCTCCATGTCTATGGTCAGTGTGGTCACTGGACGCAGATCGAGAAGGCCGGCGAGTTCTCCCAGTTGGTTGCCAACTTCCTCGCGGAGTGA
- a CDS encoding OsmC family protein: MTVNQQAFVHLVRTAQGRYLAMNRNGVEIELGHGHDLFSPVELLLAALAGCSAIDVDSATTRHAEPEVFKAGVQATKSSEGGNHLEDVQLTFSMRFPDTQEGAEAKSMVERVLQLSHEKLCTVSRTLELETPVEMNVKFCQSFRETIREAS, from the coding sequence ATGACTGTGAACCAACAGGCTTTCGTTCACCTTGTCAGAACGGCTCAGGGCCGCTATCTCGCCATGAACCGCAACGGCGTCGAGATCGAACTGGGCCACGGCCACGATTTGTTCTCTCCGGTGGAGTTGCTGCTGGCTGCGCTTGCGGGGTGTTCCGCAATCGATGTGGATTCCGCAACGACGCGCCACGCCGAGCCCGAGGTCTTCAAGGCCGGGGTGCAGGCAACCAAGTCGAGTGAGGGCGGCAATCATCTGGAGGACGTCCAGCTCACCTTCTCGATGCGCTTCCCCGACACCCAGGAAGGCGCGGAGGCCAAGTCGATGGTCGAACGCGTTCTTCAGCTGTCGCACGAGAAGCTCTGCACGGTGTCGCGCACGCTCGAATTGGAAACTCCGGTCGAGATGAACGTGAAGTTCTGTCAGTCGTTTCGGGAGACTATCCGCGAAGCATCGTGA
- a CDS encoding thioredoxin domain-containing protein, with protein sequence MSVTDVTDADFGERVLRSEHPVLVEYWADWCGPCRQLAPIVGELAEAYGDRMRFVKMDTNRNQVTPATYFVQGLPTIHIFVSGELVKTFQGSKTKSMLTRAIEEYV encoded by the coding sequence ATGTCAGTCACGGACGTGACGGATGCCGATTTCGGTGAACGGGTGCTGCGTTCGGAGCATCCGGTGCTGGTCGAATACTGGGCCGACTGGTGCGGTCCCTGTCGACAGCTCGCACCCATCGTCGGCGAACTCGCGGAGGCGTACGGGGATCGGATGCGGTTCGTGAAGATGGACACGAACCGCAACCAGGTCACCCCCGCCACCTATTTCGTGCAGGGTCTGCCCACCATTCACATCTTCGTTTCGGGTGAGCTCGTGAAGACCTTCCAGGGGTCCAAGACCAAGTCGATGCTGACCCGCGCGATCGAGGAATATGTCTGA
- a CDS encoding GNAT family N-acetyltransferase, protein MRGRARIRRIGVQDLHALPTTCPTCPLGAARYVGLESENGAATWARAAESDWGFCGIAMFHVEHIVGYLLLTSPLHVPRAGPQSGYGLNPDAAVVMSLRVVPEYVGQGVGRQLVQAAAARIARTPFRALEVQSTHTLPSCAVPPAGFLEATGFQLIDSNPLHPRYRLDLSRTVTWTPVMMPTVQQLLGLVRPLRPLPPEPAGRAHREPHRSLGSRS, encoded by the coding sequence ATGAGAGGGAGGGCAAGAATCCGGCGGATCGGCGTACAGGATCTGCACGCTCTCCCCACCACGTGTCCGACCTGCCCGTTGGGCGCTGCAAGATACGTCGGACTTGAAAGTGAGAATGGTGCCGCCACCTGGGCGCGGGCCGCGGAAAGCGACTGGGGCTTCTGCGGCATCGCAATGTTTCACGTGGAACACATCGTCGGCTACCTCCTCCTGACGTCACCGCTGCACGTCCCCAGGGCAGGCCCCCAGAGTGGTTATGGGCTCAACCCGGACGCTGCGGTGGTGATGTCACTCCGGGTCGTCCCGGAGTACGTCGGGCAAGGCGTTGGTCGCCAGCTCGTCCAGGCTGCCGCTGCGCGGATCGCGCGTACGCCGTTCCGCGCACTCGAAGTCCAGAGCACGCACACCCTGCCCAGCTGTGCGGTGCCGCCGGCAGGCTTTCTCGAAGCCACCGGGTTCCAACTGATCGACAGCAATCCTCTGCATCCGCGCTACCGCTTGGATCTCAGCCGCACCGTCACGTGGACACCGGTCATGATGCCGACGGTGCAGCAACTGCTCGGCCTCGTCCGCCCGCTTCGCCCTCTTCCGCCCGAACCGGCCGGACGTGCACATCGAGAACCACATCGGTCGCTAGGCTCACGGTCATGA
- a CDS encoding SURF1 family protein, which produces MNKRKQQAIIWSIGMFVTAVMLGLGIWQAEAFSNSGRDALVARMQEPPVNLLDVAPAGREPGDSYGRAVTATGTYLAEQQLLIPVPGDESRARVLTALELPDGSVVPVVRGVASGTPNPPPPGQVTVTGIFLPSEGEPERELPEGQLGTIRMPRIAQMWDQALVPGFIVQDEAGAQAQDMPAAHVQLPSNAGHARNQGYALQWWIFAFAAVAATVKLSRDAATGTGFMRSSVDDSGDTVDKSGLLSTADGSETENWPVTPATTVEKSSGTAEGPARTAGTD; this is translated from the coding sequence ATGAACAAGCGCAAACAGCAGGCCATCATCTGGTCGATCGGCATGTTCGTCACGGCCGTGATGCTGGGGTTGGGGATCTGGCAAGCCGAAGCGTTCAGCAACTCGGGTCGTGATGCCCTGGTCGCCCGCATGCAGGAGCCGCCGGTCAATCTGCTCGACGTGGCCCCCGCCGGCCGGGAACCGGGCGATTCGTATGGGCGTGCGGTCACGGCAACGGGGACCTATCTTGCCGAGCAACAACTCCTGATCCCGGTGCCGGGCGACGAATCACGAGCCCGCGTCCTGACCGCGTTGGAGCTCCCGGACGGCTCAGTCGTCCCGGTGGTGCGGGGTGTTGCGAGTGGTACGCCCAATCCGCCGCCCCCGGGCCAGGTCACGGTGACCGGCATTTTCCTGCCGAGTGAGGGGGAGCCGGAGCGTGAACTTCCGGAGGGCCAGCTCGGGACCATCCGAATGCCTCGGATCGCTCAGATGTGGGATCAAGCTCTCGTGCCGGGGTTCATCGTCCAGGACGAGGCAGGAGCTCAGGCCCAGGACATGCCGGCTGCTCATGTGCAGCTGCCGAGCAACGCGGGTCATGCTCGCAATCAGGGGTATGCCCTGCAATGGTGGATCTTTGCCTTCGCGGCAGTTGCGGCGACTGTGAAGCTGTCCCGCGATGCCGCGACGGGCACGGGATTCATGCGCTCCTCTGTGGATGATTCTGGGGACACTGTGGACAAGTCGGGCCTGTTGTCCACAGCCGACGGCTCCGAGACGGAGAACTGGCCAGTAACGCCAGCGACTACTGTGGAAAAGTCCTCCGGGACGGCGGAGGGTCCGGCCAGAACCGCCGGGACTGACTGA
- a CDS encoding DUF3352 domain-containing protein, whose protein sequence is MSQPPQGSGWGNQNGWDQNPFAGGSQQGGQGQGGQPSGQQPNYGQGQGQPPYGSQGAQPGPGGTQAYPTQQQPSQGYPSQGGQGPLGGPGGAAPQGPTAKTGMSAGLKKGLIIGTAAVVLVGGGVGAFIAADPLGFRSADTAVAKMVPDDATAYVHLDMAPSPAQQAELIRFALKFPSFRENPSVREGGDLREAYFDSWMDEHPGCSNVTFDADIKPWLGDNFAAFWRPAETDPTLIVSAKDKEEAEAAVSKLNACGAVTANSTAYRDGHLIVSPAAGGAERTSGDALTASLADKAEFKEDFAKLGATGLASVWSSGQGVEDLIAQSGAAPSTPTGNNTLRSLAGTIRFSGGNPEAVVVTKSTEPLPVAAITNVGDLPGDTSLAIGIGGGKSMVGPIVDNLDAAGMDPETFAASTGLQLPGDLETLLGDDFILSADRLDEQSLSDPSRAPIGLSIKTDASKLKVLVDRFGNSGLPLVQRDSNGISYLAMNPDYASKLQNPGSRLKDSPGFQAAVAEPGKAQMVAYWDMTAYADLLSAEADPEDRADLAVLQSVGLSSFNDGGDYTRVVARMTAR, encoded by the coding sequence ATGTCGCAACCACCACAGGGATCCGGCTGGGGCAATCAGAACGGCTGGGACCAGAATCCATTCGCCGGTGGCTCCCAGCAGGGCGGACAGGGCCAGGGCGGCCAGCCCTCTGGGCAGCAGCCGAACTACGGCCAGGGCCAGGGTCAGCCGCCCTATGGCAGCCAGGGAGCCCAACCCGGCCCGGGCGGGACGCAGGCGTACCCCACTCAGCAGCAGCCCAGCCAGGGTTATCCCTCTCAGGGCGGACAGGGCCCCCTCGGCGGTCCGGGGGGTGCCGCTCCGCAGGGTCCGACGGCGAAGACCGGGATGTCGGCGGGGCTCAAGAAGGGCCTGATCATCGGCACCGCGGCGGTTGTCCTGGTGGGCGGCGGTGTCGGTGCGTTCATCGCGGCTGACCCGCTCGGTTTCCGTTCGGCGGATACGGCGGTCGCCAAGATGGTTCCCGACGATGCCACGGCGTATGTGCATCTCGACATGGCACCCAGCCCCGCGCAGCAGGCCGAGCTGATCCGGTTCGCGCTGAAATTCCCGAGCTTCCGGGAGAACCCGTCGGTACGCGAGGGGGGCGACCTGCGGGAGGCCTATTTCGACAGCTGGATGGACGAACACCCGGGCTGCTCCAACGTGACCTTCGATGCCGATATCAAGCCCTGGCTGGGTGACAACTTCGCTGCCTTCTGGCGCCCGGCGGAAACCGACCCCACGCTGATCGTGTCCGCCAAGGACAAGGAAGAAGCCGAAGCCGCGGTGAGCAAGCTCAATGCCTGCGGCGCCGTCACCGCCAACTCCACGGCCTATCGCGACGGGCACCTCATCGTGTCGCCCGCGGCCGGCGGGGCCGAGCGCACCTCGGGCGATGCCCTCACCGCCAGCCTGGCCGACAAGGCCGAGTTCAAGGAAGACTTCGCCAAGCTCGGCGCCACGGGCCTGGCCTCCGTGTGGTCCTCCGGGCAGGGGGTCGAGGACCTGATTGCTCAGTCCGGTGCTGCTCCCAGCACCCCGACCGGCAACAACACGCTGCGTTCCCTGGCGGGCACGATCCGCTTCAGCGGGGGCAACCCGGAAGCGGTCGTGGTGACCAAGTCGACGGAGCCGCTGCCCGTGGCGGCGATCACGAATGTCGGTGATCTGCCCGGCGACACCAGCCTCGCCATCGGCATCGGAGGCGGCAAGAGCATGGTCGGCCCGATCGTCGACAACCTCGACGCCGCTGGCATGGACCCCGAGACCTTCGCCGCCTCCACCGGCCTGCAGCTGCCCGGTGACCTCGAGACCCTCCTGGGCGACGACTTCATCCTCTCGGCCGACCGACTCGACGAACAGTCCCTGAGCGATCCGAGCCGCGCGCCGATCGGGCTGAGCATCAAGACCGATGCCAGCAAGCTCAAGGTGCTCGTCGATCGCTTCGGCAACTCGGGCCTGCCCCTCGTCCAGCGGGACAGCAACGGCATCAGCTATCTGGCCATGAACCCCGACTATGCGTCCAAGCTCCAGAATCCGGGTTCGCGCCTGAAGGACAGCCCCGGCTTCCAGGCCGCCGTCGCGGAACCGGGCAAGGCGCAGATGGTTGCCTATTGGGACATGACCGCCTATGCGGACCTCCTCAGCGCGGAGGCCGATCCCGAGGATCGCGCCGACCTCGCGGTGCTGCAGTCCGTCGGCCTTTCGAGCTTCAATGACGGCGGTGACTACACGCGGGTAGTGGCTCGGATGACCGCCCGCTGA
- the trxB gene encoding thioredoxin-disulfide reductase, producing MSEQAEQGTPEVRDIIIVGSGPAGWTAAVYAARAELKPVVIEGALEGGGALMNTTDVENYPGFPEGIMGPDLMANMRAQAERFGAEIITDDAVELQLTDPIKVVKTSEGHEYRAHAVILATGSGYRRLGLPDEDRLSGRGVSWCATCDGFFFRDKDIAVVGGGDSAVEEATFLTRFGRSVTIIHRRDELRASKIMARRAENDPKIRFAWNSEVTGIQGENSVESLTLTDTVTGETRQLEVGGLFIAIGHDPRSELVKGQVKLDENGYVVCEGRSTRTNLPGVFACGDLVDHTYRQAITAAGSGCAASLDAEHYLADLKDRVGI from the coding sequence ATGAGCGAGCAGGCAGAGCAGGGCACCCCCGAGGTGCGCGACATCATCATCGTCGGCAGCGGGCCGGCCGGTTGGACCGCGGCTGTCTATGCCGCCCGTGCCGAACTCAAGCCGGTCGTCATCGAGGGTGCGCTCGAAGGCGGCGGCGCGCTGATGAACACGACCGATGTCGAGAACTATCCCGGTTTCCCCGAGGGGATCATGGGCCCCGACCTGATGGCCAACATGCGGGCCCAGGCGGAGCGGTTCGGTGCCGAGATCATCACCGATGACGCCGTCGAGCTCCAGCTCACCGATCCGATCAAGGTCGTGAAGACCAGCGAGGGCCACGAATATCGCGCCCACGCAGTGATCCTGGCCACCGGTTCCGGCTATCGCCGACTGGGTCTGCCCGATGAGGACCGGCTGTCAGGCCGCGGTGTCTCGTGGTGTGCGACCTGTGACGGTTTCTTCTTCCGTGACAAGGACATCGCGGTTGTCGGCGGCGGCGACTCGGCCGTGGAGGAGGCGACCTTCCTCACCCGCTTCGGCAGGTCGGTGACCATCATCCACCGCCGTGACGAGCTGCGCGCGTCCAAGATCATGGCCCGCCGCGCCGAGAACGACCCCAAGATCAGATTCGCCTGGAACTCCGAGGTCACCGGCATCCAGGGCGAGAACTCCGTCGAGAGCCTCACCCTCACCGACACGGTGACCGGCGAAACCCGGCAGCTCGAGGTCGGCGGCCTGTTCATCGCGATCGGCCACGATCCGCGGTCGGAGCTGGTCAAGGGCCAGGTCAAGCTCGACGAGAACGGTTATGTCGTCTGTGAGGGCCGGTCCACCCGGACGAATCTGCCCGGCGTCTTCGCCTGCGGCGACCTCGTCGACCACACCTATCGCCAGGCCATCACCGCCGCTGGCTCCGGCTGCGCGGCGTCGCTGGACGCCGAGCACTATCTGGCCGACCTCAAGGACCGCGTCGGGATTTGA